The Nicotiana tabacum cultivar K326 chromosome 1, ASM71507v2, whole genome shotgun sequence genome segment AAACTATCTTTAGGATAGTAATTTCCGCTACACGGTGCAAATGGTTAAAGAAAAATCTATCCCCAGGATACAATGCCTACTCTAGAAATCAAAGTTGCACTCTTTGATTTCCCAACCACAAGAACTCAACCCAAAAGAATGAAGGATTTGGAAGAAAGTAATTAACGAAGATTTGATGTATATAAACATATCTTATGATAGACAGAGAGATGTTGTATATATAATTGCTTAGAAGTTATTTAGAATCCCGTAGAATACCCTTTATATAGACAATGTTTATGACCTTTGCCAATGGGTGCTTCATTTAAATTTAAACTAGCAGTTAACAAAGAGTTAGTTACTCAGAAAAACACATCAGCTAGTTTCACGGCAACGATTGTATTCAAATTTAAGATAaaattctttttccattttttttaaaataaatattattaataaataatacatatatattattttatatataacaaTATTATGTACTTAACGCTCATTAAGTTCAGACAACTGATGGTGAAATTTCATTTCATTGGTTTTTGTGGTATCACTATCATGCTGGTTTCTTACCTATATGTTTACCAAAGCAAATGCTGATATATCAAGATTATATATGCTGTGAGCAGTGGCGGCAAAATGGATAAAACAAAATAACTATCCGTCTATATTATCTATTGAAAAATGGGTATGCTAATGAACATTTTAAAAATGAGTCAAATAcgaataagaaccatattatccatttagtaaATGTGATAACCAAGGAATGTAAAAACTCAAATTGGGGGTGCTTCATGCTTGGGAAACTAGGAATTCTCCTAAAACTGATAATATTCAaaaagccatggataatatgattATCCATATTATCTGCCGATTAACCCATTTTCTATTCGTATTAAATATGAGTCGGATAGGATAGTTTATCCGTTTTTACATGATCCGTTTTTACATGATCCGTTTTTGACTCACTCATATTCGACCCGACTTCCCCGTTTGCAACCCCTAGCTGTGAGGAAAAGTAACCCAAGGGCAGTGATGTAAATAAAAGTTTCTCCGCTTATAAATTTGGATTATAAGTTCTGTGCATTTgtagtttaaatttttttatatcgtaaaaaagaaatttttacataaataatCGATTAGATTtactgtttttctttttctagttGTTTTGCATAGATTAATATACTGATTATATACAATAATACAGATATTATACACGAATTATATTTGTTTTCATACATTCATCAATTTCTTTTGGTTTAAACGTTTAAGCGAGCAACTATTTAAGCTAATTGTTCTTTTTCATTAATGACAACTGCTAGTATAACATTTAAATATGGGAAGCAATCTTCTATTACAGGTTAACAAAATACACTATGGTAAGAAATTTTAATCCAACGCATACTTTGATTACGGAAATTATTTAACTGTTGCGATTTAATAACAACAAGGATCCGTGGCGCAATGGTAGCGCGGCTGACTCCAGATAAAAAGATTGCGTGTTCGATTCACGTCGGATTCAAAGCCGAAATTCTTCGCATCCTTCCCTTTGTGTTATGTTGTCTCGTTTGTATAGAATATGCTAAGATGACTTATATTTATTATCCTTCATAACTTGTTCGCAGAAGTTATTCAAATCCCTCTTGGCCTCTTTTCTTTCTTAATGTACTTTGAGAAATACAGTACGATGATTATGTTAGAATCCCACGCCAGTGGGGAATGGAGATTTGTGCGTTTTTAAAGGGTCTTTGACCATACTCCTCATCAAATTATGAGCATGACAATGGATGTGAATGCCATAGGGTATAGGTTCTCTTCTCCATAGCAATAAATATTTTCAACCTTGTATActttattaattatatatatatatgcattacAAAACTCGGGCATAACCAGAAATTTCGTTAAAGGTGTTTATGCATTAGAGTTTGAATATAAAAAATATTCCCAAACTATGAAAGATACTATTAATTGAAgtcaacaattaaaaaaaaaagaaaagaagaacaacaAGCAAAGCAGATCGATAGCGAGGAGGCAAGTAAAATAGCTTAAAATATATGAACACTTCCTACAAAAGGCTGCCAAATTTGGATAGAATAAtatttgaaggaaaataaaaacCAAATACAACTATACGTTTAAATAAATTAGTATCTATGAACGTTAATAATGTtacgtgatgatttaaatatttaaatatatgaaggtttaatgagagaaattttatgtataataatacaacaatcagtaaatggcaaaaaatattatattacattagcataatacatgaatttaaaatatgaggacatcatcaaaacttatacaaatgatcaattttgccgtgttagttagataattatgtattatagtttaaacGTATTTAATATGATGGTATCTTAACAAACACTTCTTTGTgtacaatattttttttgtgtatgtttcctcctaatgctttggttgctctgctttaaccaaaactcttgttgtatcttgatatccctcttgaaagtgcaacatatagttgttcgtgcaagaaaacatattatggtaaatatagtataatatttaggatgtttgtccttgtgcgttatttattaaatttgcaaaacataaacatactaaaaattattttcaaacaaaTTAAACCAGGTATTCCTTAGTTTCGAAAGACGAAAAGTTGAATTcaaggataagaatatacttagaagttagaagcacattgaccagtatcataatttttgcatgtatgacgttattgtcaaaacttctatatactatCTGTGTGCTATTTCATAAGCTATTCGacgtatctaagtttttcagtagcacgacagacatatttttcttttaaatcaacctatatacaatggaagatcaattttaacttaggggtcgtttggtaggatgcattagataaaataatttatgcattagctttgtgcattaataataccttgtttggtacgctttttgaacctatgcattagttatgcaagttatacactctatttggtattatcctatgcataactaatgcataagaTACCATGGTATTAACAATGCAATGTGTTTTAATGCAtacattagcttagttaaagattaaatagtccttcaaaatttatgtttgattaaaatatactattatattaatgcaagtttgaaataatccaagaaagtgggaaataaaactatatccctagtaaataaataaatacttagcatattttcttgtttataaataaatattcagtttatactacaatataggtagacaaatcaaataatattttaaaaaacctTTGTCGTATAAAAATATTCCTTaatatatgtttcttttaaaaagataaagtgatggactggttatgagggtattcttgtaaacaaataattcttTTAGAAGTTGTGCAatactttaatacatcaaaccaaccAATGGATAAcaaatatgtcagcataactaacGCCAATATAAttaatgcaagcataactaatatCGGCATACCCTCATaattcagcattattcttatacactCTACAAAACGACCCCTTAGTCTATTAAATGTACGGTGGtactaacatacgtaagaaataataaacttgacaataaACATGTATGATAAAATACCATTTGGTATTAatgtatttaagtattcttcttggtagtaattattggtatcattttctgctgagtcaaaaaacagaaaaatattttatttttactataaaattttgcaatcaacattttatttagttgatcaacatattcatttctgcgagctaagatatctttttaattctatcatgcgatttgcacaaaatgtgttttaatctaatgatagaaatatttctcttattaaatgcactactattaccttTGAAATTGATAACTAAGTGTTCAGGAAGAACCAAATcttcttttattggatgctcttcttcgtttctgACATGAAGTaagaagacactgaatactggatctgttctaaatttatatttcttgtcagttgaatcttttcatttgaGCCAAAAATATAACTTTGGCAAGATAGCTTTTATAGTCTCTTCTTTTGTTGATTTTGGAACTACTAGTAGTACTTGACATAACTTATCTCTCAAACCATTGATTTCCACCAAACagttcattaatatccaatatatctctagaactccgggcaattatttcgatcatttgacacttagccataagtgcttcatcccatattattaaTTTTGCTTTCCATATAATTGCTCTGCTttaatatatttgtgatggttatttaagttatttgaagaggtatatcaaatctaaagttgGGGGCCTCACAATAAAATCGATGTTGGTACATCACTTGATACTATTGCTAATAgtgtcatgcctcttgatatgatatttgtaAATAACACATGACATAAAAATGTTATTTTGATTCCaccggaggcatctacaaagaataatctcaTTATAGCatagtcgactctttataatatagtcttgaaagcttgttcttgtttaggatttagctttaATTGTGCTTCCTCGTACACTTGTATAACATTTTGACTCTTAATAATATAATAACCTTTTTTTACTTTGTGTTTTAACGCTCTTTTTAtagaataaatttatgtaccataagattttttttaaacttgaataaatattttactcatatgatgaatttaaaaaataattgaattggattctcttttttaattaattatttagttttaacataaaataagttattctatgttgattcagatctttATATTAGTTCATcttttgttttgaatatttaatcttaattatactTTTTTCCACCATAAATATTATTGTCAAAGAGTAAAatattgatatgacatttcacttttagatctctATGTATGTAGAATCagtagtggtattgactcttaccaatcgttatttttctctctttctcatacatttatattcttaaatattttcttagttgttgtttaataatcgAGTATCTTTTAATATTacatgaaaaattaattaaaaaatttacttaagtaggaaaatagttcaaatataatataaaattatattatcATGGGATTTTTTTCTcgcaatttcaactctttatgcagtccatttcatattacttttattttttcttggattggacattatggagtggtaatgtattgccaatatgTGGGATTcctatgaaattaattttatcaaatcttcctacatatttttaataagaattttatagataaaattttataattttaaaatcttaaatattaaaaattagcatcgaatttattgtagtccaaaaaatcgGTAATTGCAATTATATATTTCCCTATgagttattttgtatattttagggctattttggtatattaatattgtatttatgcttttataataatatatgctCTCCTTTTTCAAAATGGagttggacaatataatacattctcaaattaaattagtaataagacattataatacgtttttaaattaaattagtgaTAAGAATTTTTacgaagtatatcctaaaagtaataagattacatgactaaagatatttacttgttcaattttatatgaattagactgcccgaaagtaattatactaataggatttctaaaggtaatcatgtaggattcctaacgtgcagtattatgtcctaaaactaataggattataatgctaatatctagaatttcggttatgtccttttattatgagttattatgcttaatattgtaagattatttttgtataccgacattgtattcatgttCTTATATTAATATAGATAAGTAGATTGTActtataatttatgtattttggGTCTTTTAAATATTTACCACAAAAGTTCCATTCTTAAacaggaaaaaaatgaaaaaacacgGCATAGTTTTTTCCCAAAGAATTGCTAAGATAGAATGTCAAAGTGGTGTATAGTAGCGCTTAGGTGGCTTCCCTTGGTTTACGCATAGgtgaaaataaagaaatatgaGGCTACAAATGCTAtggaaaagtaaaaaaagaaggGAATCCCTTGAACCCGCTCGAACCATCCCACCAAGGCAATCCCTTTGTCAAACAGATTCAACATCTTCACCTTAACACAATATTTTTTTAGCACTGAGGTATGGCTGTAACGAGGAGATTAAAATGGCACTAAATTTACTTCATCTTCAGACATTACAAAAAAGCTCTCACCACTTTATGGAGCTTGCACGTCTCTTCAATGGTTGCACTATTGCTTAGCTTTCTCCCATAAAGATAACGCTACGCACTAGACAAGTTACAGACAATAATTTATGCCCAAGATGCGGAGAGAATGTAAACAGCACCTCTCTAGCATCTGAGTGACGCTTGTTAGTTTTAGGTACAAGTTTAGATGGCAAAATCATTGAACAGAAGAAATATAGGGCTACCTCAACCGATTGGTTATTAGCCTGTTGATGCCATTGTTGGATTCGTTATTTGGTGTGATCTTATGTCACACATGCAGATACCTACCAATTTCCTCGGTTAATAGTCGTAACTGGACCCTCCAAGTCAGTCATCTCGTCAACCGGTCTAGTATACAAAATGCACGTATGTTTCACAGCACAATGCAAAGCACATAAATGAGTTGATCCATTTCAAATTAGGCTATCCAATAGCTCTGTCTTTGAGAAAGTGAAGGCATTTTCCAAGAGAATTAATAAACATATATGAAACATTATGTACCAAGTACTTGTTTTGCAGTCAGTCGAAGCTATGGATCTGGTTCCAGCATTTGCCGTACAAGATTTTTAGCACTCTCTGAAATACTTGGCCAGGGTTCCCGTTTGAAATCTATCGCCCCACGTAAGATGGCCTGAGCAACAACTTGTTCCCAAGCAAACCCTAGAAGAAATTGTTACTCAACTGCATCTCAACTAGTAGTATAGCAATTTTAGTAAACGGATCCATCACAAATTATTTTGAGCCAAGTAGGGAAATAAGACAAGGGGACCCCATTTCTCCCTATATCTTTATTCTCTCCTTGGAAATGCTCACTAGATACATAGAGCACCAAGTGAATACTAAAAATTGGGATCCCATATCCTTAGGGCATAGATGCCCAAAAATCTCACATTTATTATTTGCAGACGATCTTACCCTAATGGCTAGAGCAAATGATAAATCATGTCAAGCCATTAAATATGGCCTTGACCAATTTTGTTCCCTAACAGGTCAACGTATCAATACTACAAAATCAAAAATACTCTTCTCCAAAAATTGCAATCATACTCTCATTAGGGATATTACCACTATGTTAGGAATTAAAGAGAGTActaattttgtcacgacccggatttttcaccctcgggagtcgtgatggcaccaactaatacgagctaggcaagccaatcctcaactgcttacttcattaacaatttcttcttttaacaattatcagtgataACATGAAAGCAACAGAATTTAAATGATTATGCgaaagacttaaattaaagaatacGAAACcataatgcgagaatcaacatatgcctttacccaagaactggtgtcacattactcacgaacttctaagagtactaaatacaaccgtttgaaagaaaaaaaatataagttgTTTATCTCAAAATACAGGAGATAACAGactggaataaaagatagaggagacgtcgggcctgcaaggctacctcggtgtctcactggactgaaggctgacTCCTACGCTACTACTGCTGCCCAAGACCTGGATctatgcaaaagagcacagagtgtagtatcagcacaaccgaccccatgtgctggtaagggtccagcctaacctcggcgaagtagtgacgaggctaggaccagactccaaataaacctctgcagttcatatacatatatatacagcagaaagagatacaaaaataaccagtcaatgtgggagggggaaacatgctgtggggaggtcacagtttcaaatagaaatcctcaGTAACAGAAAGAAGCAGCAAATCCAGAATATCACCAAGAATCAAAattcaacaatttgcacggcatcatccttcgtgcttttgctctcattctcaccaaaacaatacatacatcactcttcgtgctttgcgctcttcctcacccaaacaacaatcacaaggcaaatagggtaagggaatctataacctcgaagtaaatcaaataacaacaagtaatgaaagaaacaacatagcTCGGATATCAACAAGGAATCAGACatcaacaaatgcacgacatcacccttcgttcttttgcTCTCGTCCTcacaaaacaatcatataataaaaatatgcacggcatcacccttcatgcttttactctctttcctcactatataataaataaaatcggcatggaatggtacatcgtgcggcacgacatcacccttcgtgctttacactctttcctcacaatagcaaacaatgcacggcatcacccttcgtgctttaacactcttcctcacccaaacaacaatcacaaacaaaggggtaagggagtagacaaataatggtagaaatcccgcaagggaatacaattaagcagctaaatcccggcaagggaacataattAAGCacttaaatcccggcaagggaacaatgtcAATATTCTCagcttcccggcaagggagataatcaacaaaacaacaaacatcccggcaagggagcaatttaatagttctttatctttctttcactttcactTCTCATCTCACTTTTCCACCTGAGCCAACGCTCCATAGGGGTTCAATCATCCcgtatactttcacaattcgtattataacTCGAGCCAACACTCCTTGAAGTGCAGGGATCaaaatttctttcacatgcttgttataatatatagaaaatcatcattaaggcatgGAAGATACAACAAAATTAGAATATCCGCAATATgaagactcacagtcatgctagacaccaacgtatagatactcgtcaccatgcctatacgtcgcactcgacaattagcacgtagcaaataagactcaactcctaatccctcaagctaaggttagaccaaacacttacctcgaagctttgaacaccactcaagcctcaattatagctttaccccttgattccaccaccaatccgctcgaatctagtcacaagttactttattacatcaataagtgctaaatgaatcaaccccaatgcatgaagatgagttttcccaaagttttaatcaaaaagtcaaaatcacccccgggaccacgtggtcgaaacccgaggttcggaccaaaacccgtttATCcgttctcccacgaatccaaatgtataatttgttttgaaatcggaacCCAAATTGAGGTCTGAATCCCCAatttttagaaaaacctaggttctacccaaaacacccatttCCCCCCAATGAAAagctttgattttaagttgaaatcatgttaaaagatgttaaggagtgaagaaaatgagttagaaatcacttacctatcGTTTTGGACAAGAAACATTatttagaaaatcgcctcttatgttttggggttttgaaaagtgtaaaaataactgaaattaacGTGTATTTATACCCTTTCTGAAGCCCCCACCGCGGACCACGCTAagccgaccgcggccgcgctggcccctcctgAAGGCCTACAGATCTTTGCCCCACGCGGATCACACAAAGCTGACTGCGGCCGCATAACACCCACCGCAGACCGTGCAAAGGCAACCGCGGCtgcgctggcccctccgcggccGCACGTGATTACTCGCGGGCCGCGCTAAagggttcagaggcctgcaatattttcctgaacctgcaacatctggtCTTTTAAGTTTAcagcatcccggaacctactcggaactcacccgagccctcgaagctCTAACCCAAGTAtgtacactacctcaaaaacactcTACAAACATATTCGTGTGgtcaaatcatcaatataacatcatgaacatcgaattaagcctcaagatcaatgaaactTCTCAGATTTGCCCTTTCAACAACAATTTCCTAATTTGGGTCCGgttcacgtcaaacgacgtccgtttttaaccaaactttacagtagtgattcaaaacatatataagacttgtaccaggcgccagaaccaaaatacgggcccaataccataGTCTTCTAAccaaatttcatttccaatttccttaattatttcaagaaaacaatttcactccaaaaattcatttctcgggcttgggacctcggaatccgattccgggcatacgcccaagtcccatattttcctacggaccctccgggaccgtcaaattataggtccgggtccgttcgtccaaaatgttgactaaagtcaaacttattcattttaacaccaaaatttagcatttttttcacagaattttatttaagctttccggctacgcgcccggacttcgcacgcaaatcgaggcaaccctaaatgaggttttcaaggcctcggagatACTGGATTCAATTAGCaacaggtgatgacccctttgggtcgtcacaaattTTGGCACCTACCTAGGTTTTCCTATCTTAAACTATAACCCAAAGCCTAGGGACTATCAATTCCTAATCGACAAGATGAGAACCAAACTTGCCTCATGGAAAATGAAATTCTTTAATCTGGCAGGAAGAACAACCCTTGTAATATCGTGCCTAAATTTCATTCCCAACCACTACATGCAATATACCCTTCTTCCCAAGCAAATCCTAAAAGAAATTGATAAAGTCCAAAGAAACTTTATATGGGGTAGCTcaacaaaaaaagggaaaattcatctagtcaacttgtttacctttttccaACCTAAACCTAATGGTAGCTTAGGTATCCATAATGCTCTAAATAAAAATCTATGCACTCTAGCTAGCCTAAGTTGGAGACTTCTTACAAATGCCACAATCCCTTAGGCAAAGCTTATCATTTCATACTATTGTACTAGTACCATAATGAATAGGTGTTCCTTCATTTttaaaagttggaaaatttgCTCTAAGGGTATTATATGGTCCCCCCACCTTCACTCCAATCTTAACATATGGGAAACAAATTAGATCCCCAAATTTTATAACCTAAGAAAAAGTGTGATAGGCCCTCCCTCCACTAGGGATACCATAACAAAAATTAGAGATATCTTTGATGATTGCAATTGGAATTTAGATGGCCTATCCTTTCCTCTTCCTCCGGGACTATTAGCAAATATCACTAAGATAAAAATTCGTCTCAAAGGCCCCTCTAATGATTTACCGATTTGGTCTCTCACAAATAAAGGTGTGTTCACTACTAAGTCTTGTTATACTCTTCTAGAAACACCAAAAAATACTGACTTAGAATTTGACTAGATTTGGAAACTAGACTGccccaataaaataaaatattttttatggcaATGCCTACATGATCGAATCCCCTGTAGGAAATACCTTTCACAGATTGGACTAAACATTGACCCTTTCTATCCCATCTGTAAATGTCTTAATAAAGAATCCATAAAGCATATTTTCCTAGAATGCAAAGCCGTCAACAAATTCTGGGCTTGCCTTTGATGGAAAATTCACAATAGCCTAAATGGTAACCACTGGCTTATCCAAGTAAGAGACCTTAACTATCCTCCTAATAACGCTTACTCAAACTAGAACTCTTACTTTTCCTTTATCATTTGGCATATTTGGATAAATAGAAATAGTAATAACCATAATAACACTACCAACCCGATCAATGATTCTCTTATAATGCAGAGGGCGATAGAATTCAAATTCCTCACGGAAAAATTCTCTATAAACCCTCCAAAATTATTCATTAAAATCAATTGGCATAAACCTCCAAGGGGTTGGTTTAAACTAAACGTTGATGCCAATTTCAATAACTATAACCAAAATTGTAGCTTAGGTGATGTTTTCAGAAATGCCAATGGTAATTGGGTGGTTGGTTTTACAAAATCAACTCATGTAAATGGTTCACTAGCAGCAGAATTAAAAGCCCTAAGAGAAGGTGTCAGAATAGCAACGAAGTGGAAACTATTCCCACTTGAAATAGAGACGAATTGCACAAAGGTAATCCAGGCAATACATGAAGGTAACAATTTATTTAATAAGGTTGTTAATGATTGCAGGTGGTTAATGCACTAGTAGAAGGTTATACTCCAGCACACCTTCCGGCAGGGGAATATGACTGCTCATCAACTAGCAAAAAGGTGTCTAAATATGGATAGTCAAGTTTCTGGAGCAGCTGGAAGAAGTATGATCAGGGGAACAGTAAAAAAGTTTTTGTTAGACCTCCAAGTGATGTAATAAATTTTGTGGATAGGAAAAGACTTGAACTTACTACTCATGAAAAACTATTATGTTTTGAAGCTTGACAACTGTTGGCAATCTTAGGGAAACAATGTGTCCTTTGTGACACATCTTATGACAAACATGTACTAAATGCTCTTtagttattaatatatatatatttcatgtttgctaaaaaaaatacaatatttttttatttgaaatataatttccacataaaaatagtttaaaatatTATGAAGGGTTCACCTCTGTTGGGTTATTAAATTCACGTCATTATTTCGAGATCAGATAACTGCATCAAAGGTCAGCGTCGTAGTGGATCAGTCCTGAGCACGAAGATAAGGTACCGAGTTCGGAGATCGAGTTACCCATCGAGAACAAGGTCCCCGAAGATCAAGACCGAATATGATCAGCTTTGGGCGGAACGCAATGACGGAAAGGCAAAATATCCATAAGCGGTCGGAGGTCATGAAAatcccggaacagatcaaatcaagggcggttatttgtaccaatcatgggatttacttccgtaattagaattgtaccataactAGGATTCCTCTGTTATATAAAGAGGGGTCTCCATCATTTGTAGACATCTTACATTCATATAGATAAAAAGCAATATAATATTTCTTCATTGTTCATCAGTTTATTATTCTTTATCTATTCTTACTTTACTACTCTCGAGGGTTTATCAACTCGAGGACACTATCCAAATATAGGTTTGTTTTATATTCTTGTCAATTCATCACTTATCTTTAAATTAATCAATTGGTATTACGTGAAAtgatgtatccttaaaaccacaatacaaGATTAATTGTTACTCTatttttagggtaaatagtttggtgcccaccgtagggttaaggataatagtgattgcttaatattaaccttcataacacacactgcttttatgcttgttcttgtgagtatttttgattTCAGGAATCAACATTTCAAACTCTCAAGTAGTACCCACTCACACTGACACCGGCCTTGGTCTTCATGGCGAAAACGAGCACGTAGTCACCCTGGGAAACGAAGTACCTCTAATAAATCCTGACATACCACATGCCATGGATCCGGTTGATGTTAATTCTCATGTCGCAATTCATGGAGATTTAGGCGCCAACCCTGAAAATAGCATCCGTAGAGACGCCCGAGCAACCGATCGAAACACACAAAATGGTAAAGAAAGCGTAATTAGCCTTTGGATGATATTTCACATGCTACAAACTCAGCAGACCGCGATAGCgcaactccaaaatcagaatcgagcCCCAAGCAGAATTTAACTTGATACATCATAGGAAGTTGTTCATAGGGTCGAACTTGTGCAGGAAAAATTGAATGATAATAGATCGGGAACTAATCCCGCcatcatgaaaatgctcgaggagctcactaaacggataaaatcaggtgaaaagaaaattgaggctaATAACAAAAAGGTAGAAACGTACGACTCACGAGTTGACCAAACACCAGGGGCACCCCCGATCctaaagggtttggattcaaagaagttcgtgcaGAAGCCTTTTCCTCAAAGTGCAG includes the following:
- the LOC142164226 gene encoding uncharacterized protein LOC142164226, producing MQRAIEFKFLTEKFSINPPKLFIKINWHKPPRGWFKLNVDANFNNYNQNCSLGDVFRNANGNWVVGFTKSTHVNGSLAAELKALREGVRIATKWKLFPLEIETNCTKVVNALVEGYTPAHLPAGEYDCSSTSKKVSKYG